The genome window AGGTACTCCGATCTTGAACACAACAGCTGATGACAAGTTTCCCGCTGCTCTAAAGAGTGGTGATACGATGGAGAAGCTTTATGGGAACACGTGCTTTTATGAGGGTAGTACGGACAGAGTAGGAAAGCTTGTTTGCGATGGGGTCAGTGGGATTAGGTGctatgaggatgagaacttTGGGAAGTTGCAGAAGTGCAGATTTGGATCTTACACGTATTCTTTGTACTGTGAGTGGTAGCCGTATAATGAGAAGTTTGATGGTGGCAGTTAGAATATTTCGATCATGGCaataaataagaaagaaagagttttGAAGCAATCGAGCATGGCTATATATCATAACCAACAGAGCAAATTCTACTCTATAACATTCATCCAAATCCATGACGATACTCAGTCATGAAACAATCTACAAGCTAGCATGTGATGCGAGAGGAGAAGCCTCTTGGATTTCATGCACCTCCATCTTGAAGCCCTTGAATCTTCTCGTCGGCAATCTCATCTCAAACATGTGATCGATCTCAATCGCACTTCTTCCCTTCATCTCAGGGATAAAGAACCAAGTCAAAAGAGTACCAACCAGGCAAAGTCCACAGAACAGAAAACCTGTTTTTCCGCCTAGTGCCGCCTTATCTCTGCTGAAAAGCATAGGTAGAACAACAGCCAGCATGATGGAAAAGCCCTTCTCAGCAATGCCAGCCAAACCTTGAGTGAGAGATCGGAGTTGAAGCGAACTAGTCTCTCCCAGGATGGCATACCCAGCTGGCCAAGCACCCATACCACAGACGACAATGACAGCTGTCATGATTCCTCCTGTAGCCCAAGTGAGAGTCTCACTCTTCCAAAAGCCAGTCACGCCCATGGCGCCGTAGAGaagtgttgaagaagccaacGAGAATAAGGTCAAGCTGCGACGGCCAGCGCGggaaagaagccaaaagcCTAGACCATTGGCGAGCATTCCAGCTACTATACCAGCCAGCGTGAACATGATGGCATATCCTGACTTCATGCCCATagatgtcaagaagacgCTGGCATTTGAGAGAAGTTCCAAACCGAAGAGGGCAGGCATGATAGAAGCCAGTACCACAATAAGCGTCCTTCGAAGGTTCGTGCCCTTGAGACAAGACCAGTAGTTCACTGAAGCTGTGAtagccttctcttcttcgatgGTCGCTCTAATCCGTTCAAGTGCACCATATGGACTGACCTTGGGGGCGAACAGACGAGTAGCTGATTTAATAGCTCTCTGTTCCTGGCCAGTTCTGATCAAATGAGCAGGGCTTTCTGGCATGACGATAGAAAGGATAAAAGGGCCGAGGGAGAGAATCCACTGTGATCCAAAAGCGCCAAGATAACCACTGCTGTTCTCAATgtcattgatgagcttgataacAATAAGACCAATGAGTTGACCAAGCAAGGTGAAGACCGGAAACAAAGCCATCGCCGATCCACGCAGCGCCGTCGGTGTATTCTCAGACACCCACGTTACACAAGTCGTCTTGATAACACCGACCGAAAAGCCCTGAATCGTCAGACCAGCCGTGAGAAGCGTACGCTTCATGTTAAGCGGCTCAGGCATATGCGAGAAGAAAATACACGCAATCGCAATGACAGAAATGATCGTTCCAAACAAAAGCGTGAGTTTTCGTCCAATGCGGTTCTGTAGCCATCCGCCCAACAAACCACCGAGCGCTGCACCAGCGGGCGGAAGACCAAGCCAGAGGGACAGCCAGTTTCCGGGAATGTCCATCTCGCCGTCGATTTTTGATCCGTAGTCTGCTTTGAAGGTATCAACGCTCGCGACGGcgccgacgatgacgaggtcGTAGCCCCAGCCGATGACGGGGATTGTCATGGCGAGGCAGTACATTGCGATCTTGGGGTATTTCTTAAGTGCTTGGCGGAGTGGCATTTgcgcttcttcatcatcttgttgAGGCGGCAGGTCTTGTTTTGTGGTTGAGTCTTGGGTGGTAGTTTGGGAAGTGTAGGGATCATAAGCTGTgatgtcttcatcttcttgtggAATTGTCTGCCATCGTCTTGTTGTTTCGAGCTCGTGGTAGCTTGGTGCGATACTACCCTCTTGGGGATCGCTGTTTTTGCGGTCGTGATAGCTCATGTTGACTTTACCGAATTGTAAAAAAGAATGGGCTAATCGTTTAGCGAATGCCTCAGATAACGAATGATGTGAATGCGAAAAGACAATGGCAAAGGTGGCAATCAGCATCTATAAAGAAGAGTAATCCAGCTCAGACCTCGCATTTCTGGTGGAGGGGTCCATCGGACTGTTGGTGATCTGCCCTACGGAGGTCAAATCGTGGAGTAGCAATTATCGCATAGGATAAATCCTTCAGTGGGCGATGATACGCTAATTCTGTCACTGAGCCAATTACGTCGGCGCCAGAACGAGCATGAAACTCAGTGCTTACAGGGCGCAGTCAGCAGAGCCCTACGGACTCGGACTAGTGAGGCTGGGGACGGGACAGTCTTTGCGAGAATGAGGCTGAGTTGGAGACGTTATTAAAGGTGAGGCATTAGTTGTTGATAGAGCAGATTCGATCATTTGGGAAGGAAGTGTCGAatatgatggagaagagatgcAGTTTTGCAGAAGCGATGCCCTCGTGAACTCGCTGTGCCGTAGAGGGACGATCGCCACGTAAGATGAGGATTCAGGATGCATTGCATGCATTACTCCGTGTAACACCATTTTTAGGCACGATAATCAAGCATAAACTGGTCAATTAACCTCCGGCATTGCTACCAATTGCCGCTCGTTAGTGCGATACCGTCGAGATCCGTAGGACCTTAACCCCGTCGGACTCTGAACGATGAATCTGACATGCATTTAGTTGTGGGGTCTTGCGAAATCCGCACGATCCAGCGAAGTCCGCCCCATGGAAAGGATGCTTGGCGGTTTTGTGTTGATATGTAAAAGCGATGATTTCACTTGGAAGGACGTCGATATTTCAATCAATGATTCATTCAAAAAGCTCAAGGTCGTCTTGACACATTTAGTGGGCTATTTCCTTGTTTGTCACTGACTTGGAGCTACGATCACAAACTTATCAACGCCCGTGTTATCACCGAACCTCGCACCAATACCACGTCGATCCCTAACGTATCACTGCATATCTCGTATAAATCACTACCCTCCGACTCGACAATGCAACTCAACAACACCGAGATCCTGGAACTCAAGCCGATATGCCAAGTCATCACTCCAGTGGGGATGCTAGGCTACGGCTTCGACGAAGCCCTCACGCACTACGAACTCTCTCGCCTTGTACCAACCGGCATACCAACGGCTATTATCTTGGATTCGGGCTCGACAGATAGTGGACCGCAGAAGCTCGCTTTGGGGTCTATGTCGTGCCCGAGGTCGGCCTATGagaaggatcttgacaagTTACTTCGGCTTGTCCATACGTTTCGTGTGCCCCTGATATTTGGGTctgctggtggtgacggGACGGATGAACATGTTGAGGCTATTGGTGAGATTATTAAAGAGATTGCatcagaggaggagaatagGTAAGTATGGTAGTAATGCTTGTACTATCTTGCTGATACTTTACAGGGACTATGCTTTCAATACGATATCGTTATTCTCCAATATCAACAAGGCGACCATACTCGAGCGCTTCAAACAAGGCCGTCTAACCGGCTGCGGTCCCTGCGTTCCACCGGCAACAGAATACGAGATCAATCAATCCCTCCGCGTCGTCGCTCAAATGGGTTACGAGCCCTTCTTCGACGTCATGACCGCCAATCCAGACTTCAACATCATAATCGGCGGACGAGCCTATGACCCATCCCCATACGTCGCATTCTGCGTTCATCAACTGACACGCCAGTCAAACCATCTCAGCACAGAAGAACTTCACTCTAGGCTTGGTGGGTTCTATCACATGGGTAAGATCCTGGAATGTGGAGGGCAGTGTTCATTCCCGAAGTCCCATGGTGCTGTTGCTACCGTTTATGAGAATGGTTTATTCGATGTTCGACCGATAGATCCTGAGTCGATGTGTACGCCTTTATCTGTTGCTGCGCATACACTGTATGAGAACACGAGACCGGATGTTTTACGGGGGCCAGGAGGGTCACTTCATCTTGACAACTCAAAGTATGAGCAGCTCTCTGATGGGAAGTCTGTCAGGGTGAGTGGTAGTGCATATCGCCCGTCTGAAGCAGATGGCAAGCCTTATCAACTCAAGCTCGAAGCTGCACGTATTGTTGGTTATCGCTCTATGTTCATGGGCAGTATCACAGACCGTAAAAAGTCCCTATCCCCGACGTATGAAAGCATTCTAACAATTATAGATATCCTCGTTTCCCAGGTTGACAAACTACTGGCCCGAGTCAAGGTCTACGTCGACCAACAACACCCCGAGATCACGGGTCAATGGAACCTAGACTTCCACGTCTACGGCAAAGACCAGTACACACAGGCCGGACCAGGTCAACTCTTCATCGTTGCTGAAGCACTCGCCTCGACACAGCAGTTGGCTAACAGCATTGCATCCAAGGCTCGAGTAGGAATGATTGTAAGTCTCCTTATCTATCAGTAGGTTAAGCTAATGCGTGATAGCATGCACCGTATCCTGGACAGAAAGCGACTGCAGGAAactttggctttggccttGGTGGTCTCATGGAGATTGAGTTGGGGCCTTGTGCTGAGTTCTCGTTGTATCatctcttggatcttgagCCTGGTGAAGAGAGGTTGGCTCTTGGTGCTGATGGGTGTGTACTTGAGGGGCCGTTATTGAGAGGTCGGGTGTCTCGAATTGGCAAAGGGGCCATTAACGGGGCCAACGGGAGCAACGGACACATTACTGTGCCTGAGGTCGACAGCAAGCCTCCTCAGAGGACGAGGGCAAGTTCCCAGCGCTCTCCTAGTCCTCCCAACCAAGCTGTCCAGAAACCCGAGACCCTATCGGATCTATGTCGCATCGTCCGATCCAAGAACGCTGGTCCATATGAGATCACGATAGACGCCATGTTCGCATCCCCAGAAGCATATGAGGCTATCAAATCATCCGATC of Fusarium musae strain F31 chromosome 5, whole genome shotgun sequence contains these proteins:
- a CDS encoding hypothetical protein (EggNog:ENOG41), whose protein sequence is MSYHDRKNSDPQEGSIAPSYHELETTRRWQTIPQEDEDITAYDPYTSQTTTQDSTTKQDLPPQQDDEEAQMPLRQALKKYPKIAMYCLAMTIPVIGWGYDLVIVGAVASVDTFKADYGSKIDGEMDIPGNWLSLWLGLPPAGAALGGLLGGWLQNRIGRKLTLLFGTIISVIAIACIFFSHMPEPLNMKRTLLTAGLTIQGFSVGVIKTTCVTWVSENTPTALRGSAMALFPVFTLLGQLIGLIVIKLINDIENSSGYLGAFGSQWILSLGPFILSIVMPESPAHLIRTGQEQRAIKSATRLFAPKVSPYGALERIRATIEEEKAITASVNYWSCLKGTNLRRTLIVVLASIMPALFGLELLSNASVFLTSMGMKSGYAIMFTLAGIVAGMLANGLGFWLLSRAGRRSLTLFSLASSTLLYGAMGVTGFWKSETLTWATGGIMTAVIVVCGMGAWPAGYAILGETSSLQLRSLTQGLAGIAEKGFSIMLAVVLPMLFSRDKAALGGKTGFLFCGLCLVGTLLTWFFIPEMKGRSAIEIDHMFEMRLPTRRFKGFKMEVHEIQEASPLASHASL
- a CDS encoding hypothetical protein (EggNog:ENOG41) — encoded protein: MQLNNTEILELKPICQVITPVGMLGYGFDEALTHYELSRLVPTGIPTAIILDSGSTDSGPQKLALGSMSCPRSAYEKDLDKLLRLVHTFRVPLIFGSAGGDGTDEHVEAIGEIIKEIASEEENRDYAFNTISLFSNINKATILERFKQGRLTGCGPCVPPATEYEINQSLRVVAQMGYEPFFDVMTANPDFNIIIGGRAYDPSPYVAFCVHQLTRQSNHLSTEELHSRLGGFYHMGKILECGGQCSFPKSHGAVATVYENGLFDVRPIDPESMCTPLSVAAHTLYENTRPDVLRGPGGSLHLDNSKYEQLSDGKSVRVSGSAYRPSEADGKPYQLKLEAARIVGYRSMFMGSITDHILVSQVDKLLARVKVYVDQQHPEITGQWNLDFHVYGKDQYTQAGPGQLFIVAEALASTQQLANSIASKARVGMIHAPYPGQKATAGNFGFGLGGLMEIELGPCAEFSLYHLLDLEPGEERLALGADGCVLEGPLLRGRVSRIGKGAINGANGSNGHITVPEVDSKPPQRTRASSQRSPSPPNQAVQKPETLSDLCRIVRSKNAGPYEITIDAMFASPEAYEAIKSSDLLSASNVAKAIGISEQDIIWIGFFDPAISFKVTIPRIRSGKKKSAGGFMENDIHGSQEHMGLASLKLPEGFSF